GCCGCATAACATCAGCTCTCCCGGTCGGGTTCATCGCTCTGGGCGAGCCTCGTCGACTCCTTTCTGTTTTCCTCGGTTCGGCCCCACTGCTCCGCCCGGGGAGACATCGGTAGATGCTGTAGGATGGCAGAGGCCGTAGCCTCTGGTCGTTCCAGATGGGGCACATGGCCACAGTCGGCAATCCACACCAGTTGGCTGTGGGGAATAGCCTGTTGGAAGCGGGTAGCATCTTTGGTGCCTAGGATGCGGTCTTGCTCTCCCCAGAGGATCAAGGTGGGGCAAGTTATCTGTGGGAGTTTGGCCTGCAGGGAACGGTAGCCACCGCTTTTGGTGAAGGCGATTAGGGCCTGTTTCCAACCTGGCATGGCCACATGCAGTGAGGTGCAGCAATCGGCATCGGGAGTGACTAAGGTGCGATCGCAATAGGCCCGCAGACTGATGCGGTGACGCACCCAGGCATTCTGCAAAAAGGCGGTGGCCCAACCATCCAGGGGCGGTACCATCACCTTATCTATGGCCGGCCCCGCCGATAAGCCAGCGCTATCGATTAACACCAGCTGCTCGACACAGTCGGGATAGGCCAGGGCGAACTCGAGGGCGGCAGCCCCGCCCATAGAAGCTGCCACCAAGATTACTGGGCGTCCGATCAACTGCTGCCAAGCGCTATGGAGATGCTGCTGGATCGCCGCTGGATCGAAGCGGGGGCTGACGATGCGATCGCTAAAGCCAAACCCCAGCAGGTCAATGGCCCAAACTTGGGTGCGGGCCGCCAGCCGCGGCAGTAACCGTCGAAACTCTAGCAGAGAGCTATCGAAACCATGCAGCAACAGTAGAGGGGGTTCCCCAGCCCCCTGACAGACATAGGCAGTGGCGATGGGGTCAGGGCTCAGGGGCGTAATCACATCCTGCCGCTGCATCTGCTGGGCCATCTCAATGGAGGTGGCCTCGCTGAGCTGATGGACCGCCGGGGGCAGAAACTCGGGAAACATTATCGACGTGGCCTGTGAGAAGACACTCTGATGGTAAACAATCGGCCCTAGGATGCGGTTTCTTGGCTCGGTGTCTGAGCCGATTGAGGTTGGTAATAGCTGGCCACCAGAGCCATCATCAGCCACCACAGGGTGCTCACCTGGGGCCGATACCAGACGGTGTCCACCAGCCCGTGGGCCAACATGCCACCCTGACCCGCTAGGGCCGCCATCAACCAGTAGCCCTGGGCCGCTTGCTGCTGTCGCAACCACTGCAACCGTTGCCAGCCCTGACGCCAGGTGATGGCTACCAACCAGAGAAAACTGGCCAGGCCTACTAGGCCGGCCTCCACGGTAATTTCTAAGAAGACAGAATAGGCACTGAGGGCGGTGAAGCGGGGCCGTTGATAGAGGGGATAGATCTGGTTGAAGGCATCGTTGCCGGGGCCGATGCCCAGAATCGGGTAATCGCGAATCATATCGACGACGGCGGCCCAGACATTGAGACGAAAGTTGTTGCTACTATCCTCACGACCGGCAAAGATGCTCATGACCCGCTGTTGCAGGGTATCTACCCCCAGGACCGCGATGATCAGCACAGCGGTGAGACTGCCCAGCAGTGCTGGAATGGCCCAGCGCCGCCAACGGGGAGAAAACCAGATGCTCCAGTACTGCACGACCAACAGCAATAGCACAAACCCCGCCGCCACGAAGCCGATCCAGCCGCCGCGGCTCAGGGTTAGCACCAGGCAGACCGTCGTCACGCCGGTCATGACCAGAGCCAGGAGCTTGGGCAACCAACGGGGCCAGACGAAGATGGCGGCGCCACTGAAGCAGACGGCGGGCACCAGATACCCGGCTAGCAGGTTGGGATTGCCTAGGTAGCTATAGATACGGGTGGTGTCAGCCAGAGAGGAAGTGGGATCCACCCAGGTGGCCAAGGCCTCGGCTCCGAAGATCCACTGCCGCAACCCGTAGACCGAGACCGCCAGCGCTGTCAGTAGATAGATCAAAATCAGCCAATTGCGGGCCCGGGGCCGCCGCAACACCCGAGCCAGCAGTAGAAATAGCCCTAAGTTGAGGGTGAGCTTGATCAATCCCTGCAAGGCGGCCAGTTTCACTGGCGACAGGGCCGTGGCCAGGGCCATAACTCCCCAAAATAGCATCACCAAGACATGGATCGGAGTCAGCCCTCCACCAGCCTCGTCGCTGAGGGTCAAGAGGGCCCACAGGGCACCGGCCGCTAGCATCAGCACCCCTAGCAGGGGGGTGGACACATAGGGGGCCAGGCCGTAGAGCAACAGGGCAATCCCTAAGCCGATCCAATCGGCCCAGGGCAGGAGCCGGCTACTCTGGCGCCAGCGCCGCCAGGGGCCCAGCCAGCGATGGAGAATGCTGACCTGACGCCATTGATCGAGGGCAACGCCATCGAAGGTAATCCAGTTGGCCATGATGCGATCGCACAAATAACCTCCCCATCATGCCAAAGAATCGGAATCCCAGGCACCCCGTCTATACCGGAAGCGATAGGGGCGTCAGGGCCAGAGTGGGCTCCCTCAGCCGAGGCTAAGCAGACTGCCGCTGCCCTATGTTAACAACGCAGACATTGGTATATAGTCGGGCGATTAGCTGACACCCCACCTTAGTCGTCCCCAAGTAGGTTAAATAGGGCTGTAGATGGGGATAGGCCACCTGCCAGAAAAACTGTGGATAGCTGCGG
This portion of the Halomicronema hongdechloris C2206 genome encodes:
- a CDS encoding alpha/beta fold hydrolase, with amino-acid sequence MFPEFLPPAVHQLSEATSIEMAQQMQRQDVITPLSPDPIATAYVCQGAGEPPLLLLHGFDSSLLEFRRLLPRLAARTQVWAIDLLGFGFSDRIVSPRFDPAAIQQHLHSAWQQLIGRPVILVAASMGGAAALEFALAYPDCVEQLVLIDSAGLSAGPAIDKVMVPPLDGWATAFLQNAWVRHRISLRAYCDRTLVTPDADCCTSLHVAMPGWKQALIAFTKSGGYRSLQAKLPQITCPTLILWGEQDRILGTKDATRFQQAIPHSQLVWIADCGHVPHLERPEATASAILQHLPMSPRAEQWGRTEENRKESTRLAQSDEPDRES
- a CDS encoding IctB family putative bicarbonate transporter encodes the protein MANWITFDGVALDQWRQVSILHRWLGPWRRWRQSSRLLPWADWIGLGIALLLYGLAPYVSTPLLGVLMLAAGALWALLTLSDEAGGGLTPIHVLVMLFWGVMALATALSPVKLAALQGLIKLTLNLGLFLLLARVLRRPRARNWLILIYLLTALAVSVYGLRQWIFGAEALATWVDPTSSLADTTRIYSYLGNPNLLAGYLVPAVCFSGAAIFVWPRWLPKLLALVMTGVTTVCLVLTLSRGGWIGFVAAGFVLLLLVVQYWSIWFSPRWRRWAIPALLGSLTAVLIIAVLGVDTLQQRVMSIFAGREDSSNNFRLNVWAAVVDMIRDYPILGIGPGNDAFNQIYPLYQRPRFTALSAYSVFLEITVEAGLVGLASFLWLVAITWRQGWQRLQWLRQQQAAQGYWLMAALAGQGGMLAHGLVDTVWYRPQVSTLWWLMMALVASYYQPQSAQTPSQETAS